The following coding sequences lie in one Apus apus isolate bApuApu2 chromosome 16, bApuApu2.pri.cur, whole genome shotgun sequence genomic window:
- the SPRING1 gene encoding SREBP regulating gene protein, producing the protein MVPWGAVLWRRLLRKRWVLGIVFGLSLIYFLTSTFKQEERMVRDRNLLQVQEHEQPIMWKVKFSSGNSSQLSNQCRNSVQGKLLITDELGYICERKDLLVNGCCNVNVPRTKLYSCESCLPNGCCSVYEYCVSCCLQPSKQHLLERFLNRAAIAFQNLFMAVEDRFELCLAKCRTSSQSVQHENTYRDPIAKYCYGEYPPELLPV; encoded by the exons ATGGTGCCCTGGGGAGCCGTGCTGTGGCGGCGGCTGCTGAGGAAGCGCTGGGTCCTCGGCATCGTCTTCGGGCTCTCCCTCATCTACTTCCTCACCAGCACCTTCAAGCAG GAAGAAAGGATGGTGAGAGATCGGAATCTCCTCCAAGTGCAGGAGCATGAGCAGCCGATCATGTGGAAGGTGAAGTTCAGTTCAGGAAACAGCAGTCAGCTGAGTAACCAGTGCAGGAATTCTGTGCAGGGGAAGCTCCTCATTACAGATGAACTGG GCTACATCTGTGAGAGGAAGGACCTCCTGGTAAATGGTTGTTGTAATGTCAACGTGCCCCGGACGAAGCTGTACAGCTGTGAAAGCTGCCTTCCCAATGGCTGCTGCAGTGTCTATGAGTACTGTGTCTCCTGttgcctgcagcccagcaag CAACATCTTCTGGAACGTTTCTTGAACCGGGCAGCTATTGCTTTCCAAAACCTCTTCATGGCAGTGGAAGATCGCTTTGAGTTGTGCCTGGCGAAATGTAGGACTTCATCACAG AGTGTGCAGCATGAAAATACCTATAGAGATCCAATTGCAAAATACTGCTATGGTGAATatcccccagagctgctgcctgtttgA